A window of Streptomyces sp. Je 1-332 genomic DNA:
CCATGGGGACAGAAGGGATGAGAATGCCGAAAGTTCGGCGCCCTGAGCGGGGGAATGTGAGGCGAGCGTAGACGAGCGGAACCGCACCGTTAAGAGGCCGCTGCGAATGCGGCTATTCGGAATATGGATCGACCCTCATCCGAAATTCCGCACGGGCCTTGTCAGCCGCGGGGCCCGGGTATAGATCAAGGAAGCATGCTTCGCACCGACATACGCCTCGAGTGGTTCGTCTCTTTCCTCAGCGTCATCGACACCGGTAGTTTCAGCGCCGCCGCAGAAGTCGTACACCGGTCCCAGCCACGTGTGAGCATGCACGTCGCCGCCCTGGAACGGGAAGCAGGCGTACCGCTGTTCGACCGTAACCGGCGTCCCGTGGCGCTCACCGACGCCGGGGCGGTACTGGCCGACCACGCACGCGTCATCCTGCGCCAACTCGCCGACACCGAGGCGGCGATGGCGGTGCACCGGGGTGCGGCTCGCGGCGTCGTGACCCTCGGCAGTTATCCGAGCGCGAGTGTGGCGTTCGTGCCGCAGCTCCTGGAACGTATGGCGCGCACCCGCCCGGCCATCAAGGTCGTCCTGGTGGAACGCTCGACGCTGGAGCTCGACGGGGCTCTCGCCTCCGGCGAGATCGATATGTGCCTGCGCCCGATGACCCCTCCACCTGGCCCGTCGGTGGAGTACCGGCCGCTTTGGCGCGAGGACCTGATCGTCGTGCACCGCCCCGACCATCCGCTGGCCGCTCTGCCCGAGCCGCTACCCGTGACGACCGTGGCCGGGTACCCGCTGATCACCATCGGCCGCCTGGGGTCGCCCACCGCGATGGGTTTCGAGATGTACCGGGCCTTCAGGGAACGGGGTTTCGAACCGAACGCGGTGCAGGCCACCAACCAGCCGCAGACTCTCATCTCCCTGGTCCGCAGCGGTCTGGGTATCGGAGTCACCAATTTCCTGGCGGTCGACACGGCGGACGCGCGGGGCGTGGTGGCGCGCACCCTGGATGTTCCCTGCGGCCGTCGAGTCGCCGTGCACTGGAGTGGGACCACTCCGCTGACACCAGCCGCCCGAACGCTGCTCCGGGAGATCGAGGGCTCCGATGTGCCGCGGGGCACCCGACGGCTCGCGCCGGAGCCGACTCTCCCGGCACAACAGGGGTAAGGCACCGCCGTATTCGATGCCGGGCGTCTCGGGCGCACCATTCGACATACGAATCCGGTTATCTCTCCCTGATTCTTCACGCGCCCTGGAACTACCCCTACCGTTTCCGTCAATTCCAGTGCGCGACGCCGCTTCTTCGTTTTCCTCGTGCACTACTTCGGCATACCCGCTGAGCGTCCGGACTCTTTTGCGAAGCACGCTTCAGGAGGAATACCCGTGCAGAAATCCAGATCAGCCGCCTCCGTGGCGGTCGGTGTCTCCACCCTGTTGGCCGGCGGCCTTGC
This region includes:
- a CDS encoding LysR family transcriptional regulator, with product MLRTDIRLEWFVSFLSVIDTGSFSAAAEVVHRSQPRVSMHVAALEREAGVPLFDRNRRPVALTDAGAVLADHARVILRQLADTEAAMAVHRGAARGVVTLGSYPSASVAFVPQLLERMARTRPAIKVVLVERSTLELDGALASGEIDMCLRPMTPPPGPSVEYRPLWREDLIVVHRPDHPLAALPEPLPVTTVAGYPLITIGRLGSPTAMGFEMYRAFRERGFEPNAVQATNQPQTLISLVRSGLGIGVTNFLAVDTADARGVVARTLDVPCGRRVAVHWSGTTPLTPAARTLLREIEGSDVPRGTRRLAPEPTLPAQQG